The following proteins come from a genomic window of Edaphobacter sp. 4G125:
- a CDS encoding ABC transporter permease — translation MKTYTKEIGVFLTIVALMLLLLWRASGFFAYGNLIDLFLTNMPVMIIAVGMTLIILTAQIDISIGSIFAVCSVVMGLCASKGIPVFISALIACAAGTLCGALNGALVAYLRIPSIVTTLATMVALRDGLRWYTQGAWVQGLNSGFQWFGLTTKSYTAITLLIVLLIVAATAFALSHLRYGRAIIATGSHEAAAHQVGINTQRIVFSVFAFTGALTGLAAILNTVRFNQVPSNAGLGLELKVIAAVAVGGASITGGYATITGTVLGVVLLGCIGSALTFLGINAYWEKAIQGAIILIAVATDTIQLHRRKNVSIVTA, via the coding sequence ATGAAGACCTACACAAAAGAGATCGGCGTTTTCCTAACCATCGTGGCGCTCATGCTTCTGCTGCTTTGGCGAGCGAGCGGCTTCTTCGCCTATGGAAACCTGATCGACCTGTTCCTGACCAATATGCCGGTCATGATCATCGCTGTCGGCATGACATTGATTATTTTGACGGCGCAGATCGACATCTCTATAGGTTCAATCTTCGCGGTTTGCAGTGTCGTCATGGGCCTCTGCGCCAGTAAAGGAATCCCCGTCTTCATCAGCGCGTTGATTGCCTGCGCCGCGGGTACACTCTGTGGCGCTCTCAACGGAGCTCTTGTTGCCTATCTCCGTATCCCTTCCATCGTGACGACGCTGGCGACCATGGTTGCACTGCGCGATGGGCTGCGCTGGTATACCCAAGGCGCATGGGTTCAGGGACTCAACTCCGGATTTCAATGGTTTGGTCTAACGACAAAGAGCTATACGGCAATTACGTTGCTCATCGTTCTTCTGATTGTTGCGGCAACTGCATTCGCCCTTTCGCACCTGCGATATGGAAGGGCCATCATCGCCACCGGTTCGCATGAAGCTGCTGCACACCAAGTGGGGATCAACACACAGCGAATTGTCTTCAGCGTTTTTGCATTCACAGGAGCTTTGACCGGACTAGCGGCCATCCTGAATACAGTTCGTTTCAACCAGGTTCCAAGCAACGCGGGGCTGGGACTGGAATTAAAGGTGATCGCCGCGGTCGCTGTAGGAGGAGCCTCGATCACGGGAGGATATGCCACGATTACAGGAACCGTTCTCGGCGTTGTTTTACTCGGCTGCATCGGCTCTGCGCTTACGTTTCTGGGAATCAACGCATACTGGGAAAAAGCCATCCAGGGAGCCATCATTCTGATCGCCGTCGCCACCGATACCATTCAGCTCCATCGCAGGAAAAATGTTTCCATCGTTACGGCCTAA
- a CDS encoding substrate-binding domain-containing protein: MFPSLRPKLNLTGIQWILAAALLVEGAIFAFASPAFFTWTNLLEILRFSVELGLLAVALTPILITGGIDLSVGSTLGLVAVIFGMAWHNFHLSIPAAMSLALLVACVCGFLNAVLIARLRLPSLIITLGTYSLYRGVAEGITHAAQSYTGYPSTFLLLGQGYLWGIPIQVFLFAFFILLYAVLLHRSIVGRSLYAIGLNMEGAQYAGIPVRRYLMLIYFLSGLVAGIAAIINVAHLGLAKSDLGTGFELQAITAIVIGGTSVFGGRGDILGTVLGLLFLCVLQNGLHLMALPSEVTGVLTGVLLLLVVSADLLREKMGLRGSDDRSAKKNWIPFASAGGVLAVFLFASVLFVIRKTHGNAESSHRRPVIAVMPKAKGDPYFISARAGAEQAAKELGVDLIWDGPTSLDASMQNELVESWITRGVDAIVVAVENKGSISTVLRKARQHHIAVLTWDADAEENARDYFLNQATPEAIANTLTDEAARLLPNGGQFAIITGALSAENQNQWIAFIKDRVATKHPQLKLATVLPSDDDRDKAFSQTQNIMKVYPEVKLVMAISAPAVPGAAEAVQQSRRPVDVIGLSLPTICKPYIHDGVVQTIVLWNTRDLGYLTVYAGWLDSQKKIPPSATSITAGRLGSLEVWGSEIVLGAPMIIDKSNIDHLDF; encoded by the coding sequence ATGTTTCCATCGTTACGGCCTAAATTAAATCTCACGGGCATCCAGTGGATTCTCGCGGCGGCTCTGCTGGTCGAGGGCGCGATCTTTGCCTTCGCATCGCCGGCATTTTTTACATGGACCAACCTGCTGGAAATTCTGCGCTTCAGCGTAGAACTAGGACTGCTTGCCGTCGCGCTCACACCGATCCTGATCACCGGAGGGATCGATCTCTCGGTCGGATCGACGCTTGGGCTTGTCGCTGTCATCTTTGGAATGGCATGGCATAACTTCCATCTCTCGATTCCCGCCGCAATGAGTCTCGCTTTATTGGTGGCATGTGTCTGCGGTTTTCTAAATGCAGTGCTCATTGCACGTCTGCGTCTTCCCTCACTGATCATCACTCTCGGCACCTACTCTCTTTATCGAGGAGTCGCGGAAGGAATCACCCACGCAGCGCAAAGCTACACAGGATACCCATCGACCTTCCTCCTGTTGGGTCAGGGTTATCTCTGGGGAATCCCCATCCAGGTCTTTCTTTTTGCGTTCTTCATCCTTCTGTATGCGGTCCTGCTTCATCGCTCCATCGTCGGGCGCTCTCTCTATGCCATCGGGCTGAACATGGAAGGAGCGCAATATGCCGGAATCCCCGTTCGCCGATATTTGATGCTTATCTACTTCCTCTCGGGTTTAGTCGCAGGCATCGCAGCCATCATCAATGTTGCCCATCTCGGGCTGGCGAAATCGGACCTCGGTACCGGCTTTGAGCTTCAGGCCATCACAGCCATCGTGATTGGTGGAACCTCTGTCTTTGGCGGGCGCGGAGACATTCTTGGAACTGTCCTGGGGCTTCTATTTCTCTGTGTCCTTCAGAATGGTTTGCACCTGATGGCCCTGCCTTCCGAGGTCACAGGAGTTCTGACCGGCGTTCTCCTGCTGCTCGTGGTCTCCGCCGATCTGCTGCGCGAGAAGATGGGACTGCGTGGAAGCGATGATCGCTCTGCGAAGAAGAACTGGATTCCTTTTGCGAGCGCCGGTGGTGTTCTCGCTGTTTTCCTGTTTGCCAGCGTTCTCTTTGTCATCCGAAAGACGCACGGGAATGCAGAGAGCTCTCATCGTCGCCCGGTGATCGCAGTCATGCCCAAGGCCAAAGGCGATCCCTACTTCATCAGCGCGCGTGCGGGGGCGGAGCAGGCAGCTAAAGAGCTTGGCGTCGATCTGATCTGGGACGGCCCCACAAGCCTCGACGCCTCCATGCAGAACGAGCTCGTCGAAAGCTGGATCACCCGTGGAGTGGATGCCATCGTCGTAGCGGTCGAGAACAAGGGAAGTATCTCGACGGTTCTGCGAAAAGCCCGTCAGCATCACATCGCGGTGTTAACCTGGGACGCCGATGCCGAGGAAAACGCGCGCGACTACTTCCTCAACCAAGCTACTCCCGAAGCAATCGCCAATACTTTGACCGATGAAGCGGCGCGACTGCTTCCCAATGGCGGACAGTTCGCCATCATTACAGGTGCCCTCAGCGCAGAGAACCAAAACCAATGGATCGCCTTCATCAAGGACAGAGTCGCCACAAAGCATCCTCAATTAAAGCTGGCAACGGTTCTGCCCAGCGATGACGATCGCGACAAGGCGTTTTCTCAGACGCAGAACATCATGAAGGTCTATCCCGAAGTCAAACTCGTTATGGCCATCTCAGCGCCTGCTGTTCCCGGAGCGGCCGAAGCGGTGCAACAGTCCAGACGCCCCGTAGATGTCATCGGATTATCGCTGCCAACGATTTGTAAGCCATATATCCATGACGGCGTGGTCCAGACCATCGTTCTGTGGAACACGCGCGACCTTGGCTACCTTACCGTCTATGCCGGATGGCTTGATTCCCAAAAGAAGATTCCACCATCAGCGACTTCGATCACTGCTGGCCGACTCGGATCTCTTGAGGTGTGGGGCAGCGAGATTGTCCTGGGAGCTCCAATGATCATCGACAAGTCGAACATCGATCATCTCGACTTCTAG
- a CDS encoding ester cyclase produces MSNRQALGHALKCFADATKRQEYFHLYSDDIVLHGYQGVEPGLESVKRFYNSFWDVFPDAKVTLQELIEEGETLVARYVITGTQHKTFIGIAANGQQIELLGISVLHFRNGRCFERWACSDSLVLANQIGATITPTS; encoded by the coding sequence ATGTCGAATCGTCAAGCTCTAGGACATGCTCTCAAGTGCTTTGCTGACGCCACAAAGCGGCAGGAGTATTTTCATCTCTATTCTGACGATATTGTTCTGCACGGCTACCAGGGGGTGGAGCCAGGGTTGGAAAGCGTAAAGCGTTTCTACAATAGCTTCTGGGACGTCTTCCCCGATGCAAAAGTGACACTGCAGGAACTGATCGAAGAGGGGGAAACACTAGTTGCACGCTATGTGATTACGGGCACTCAGCATAAGACATTTATAGGTATTGCAGCGAATGGGCAGCAGATCGAACTGCTCGGCATCAGTGTGTTGCACTTCAGAAATGGTCGCTGCTTTGAACGGTGGGCTTGTTCGGATTCGCTCGTGTTGGCAAATCAAATCGGAGCAACGATAACTCCAACATCTTGA
- a CDS encoding aldose 1-epimerase family protein has translation MSSWRSREELLSQIGRLSQVGGISPFVHADGKAKGTSTLRVRTASGFEFWVVPDRGMDIFEASFQGQSLCWHSPTGMVHPAYSSSRGTEWLKGFFGGLLTTCGLSTVGAPSQDAGESFGLHGSISNTPAENVSWSERWEKDDCLFQITGRLRESAVHGPNLVLERTITSSLKSSSLEIHDVVENQWTREVPLMILYHCNFGFPLLTPRSRIYTPSENIDPVNDWAASDLERWNTFDKPHPGLEERVYYHRMKGKGEVTVVLVSNQDTQDYGMALSYDSSALPWFNQWKMTSANHFVLGLEPGNCRTRGRAYEREQGMLETLKPGERREFRLKISVLADAKQVQEAIAAVQ, from the coding sequence ATGTCGTCATGGCGCTCCCGCGAGGAACTGCTAAGCCAGATTGGAAGGCTTTCTCAGGTGGGAGGGATCTCTCCTTTTGTTCATGCCGATGGCAAAGCGAAAGGGACCAGCACGCTGCGAGTTCGAACGGCGAGCGGGTTTGAGTTCTGGGTCGTGCCAGATCGCGGAATGGACATCTTCGAAGCCAGTTTTCAGGGGCAATCCCTATGCTGGCACTCTCCTACCGGAATGGTCCATCCTGCCTACTCTTCCAGCCGCGGAACGGAATGGTTGAAAGGCTTCTTTGGTGGCTTGCTGACGACGTGCGGGCTCTCTACGGTTGGCGCCCCTTCGCAGGATGCAGGCGAGAGTTTCGGGCTGCATGGTTCCATCTCAAATACGCCGGCGGAGAACGTCTCCTGGTCTGAAAGATGGGAAAAGGATGACTGCCTTTTTCAGATTACCGGGCGACTGAGAGAGAGCGCCGTACATGGTCCCAATCTTGTATTGGAACGTACGATCACAAGCTCGTTGAAGAGCTCATCTCTGGAGATTCACGATGTCGTAGAGAATCAGTGGACTCGCGAAGTTCCCCTGATGATTCTTTACCACTGCAATTTTGGATTTCCTTTGCTGACTCCGCGGTCCAGGATTTATACGCCGTCAGAAAACATCGATCCCGTTAATGATTGGGCTGCCAGTGATCTTGAACGATGGAATACCTTTGATAAGCCTCATCCGGGACTAGAGGAGAGAGTTTACTACCATCGGATGAAGGGCAAGGGCGAAGTGACAGTGGTTCTGGTGAGCAATCAGGATACGCAGGACTATGGCATGGCTCTGAGTTATGACTCCAGCGCTTTGCCCTGGTTCAATCAGTGGAAGATGACCTCGGCGAATCACTTTGTTCTTGGGCTTGAGCCGGGAAACTGCAGAACGCGAGGCCGCGCTTACGAGCGGGAACAAGGCATGCTGGAAACTCTCAAACCCGGCGAACGTCGCGAGTTCAGGTTGAAGATCAGCGTTCTTGCAGACGCAAAGCAGGTGCAAGAAGCAATTGCTGCTGTTCAATAG
- a CDS encoding 3-keto-disaccharide hydrolase, with translation MLRFSRMQLFVPAVMTLSALCAAPLAAQQPAKAPAPGRFIQPDPIDFNDNTGWTQIFDGKTLNGWDGPSDVWHVEDGSIVGVSSNEHPSGTTNIIWRGGEPGNFMLKLEIKLEGTGANGGIQYRSAIAPPIHREIPPERLAQMTEEQKQRFKQGQELAQKHAKWNLTGYQGDFDYNNRYTGQLYEQDSPRGIIAWRGQVVETQSGKNPRLLATLGSSDELKSFIKPGEWNQFEIIADGHTLTHIVNGHVMAILVDNDPKFFRAKGVLAFEIEGPGDVKISHRNVWLKKLP, from the coding sequence ATGTTGAGGTTTTCGAGGATGCAGTTGTTTGTGCCGGCCGTCATGACTCTAAGTGCGCTATGCGCGGCTCCTCTGGCAGCTCAACAGCCTGCAAAGGCTCCCGCACCAGGGCGCTTTATCCAGCCCGATCCGATCGACTTTAACGACAACACCGGTTGGACACAGATCTTTGATGGCAAGACACTGAACGGATGGGATGGGCCCTCCGACGTATGGCATGTGGAAGATGGATCGATCGTCGGTGTATCGAGCAACGAACATCCCTCGGGGACAACGAATATCATCTGGCGCGGAGGAGAACCCGGAAACTTCATGCTTAAGCTCGAGATCAAGCTCGAGGGGACGGGCGCTAACGGAGGAATCCAGTATCGCAGCGCGATCGCGCCGCCGATACATCGCGAGATTCCACCGGAGCGTCTGGCTCAGATGACCGAGGAACAGAAGCAGCGATTCAAGCAGGGGCAGGAGCTGGCACAGAAGCATGCAAAGTGGAACCTGACCGGATATCAGGGCGACTTCGATTACAACAATCGCTATACGGGGCAGCTCTACGAGCAGGACAGCCCGCGCGGCATCATTGCATGGCGCGGACAGGTCGTGGAGACACAGTCCGGCAAGAACCCTCGTCTGCTTGCCACGCTGGGAAGCTCCGACGAGCTTAAGTCCTTCATCAAGCCGGGAGAGTGGAACCAGTTTGAGATTATTGCGGATGGTCATACCCTGACCCATATTGTGAATGGGCATGTGATGGCGATTCTTGTGGACAACGATCCGAAGTTCTTCCGGGCGAAGGGAGTTCTCGCCTTTGAGATCGAAGGGCCGGGAGATGTAAAAATCTCGCATCGCAATGTATGGTTGAAGAAGCTTCCGTAG
- a CDS encoding Gfo/Idh/MocA family protein, with amino-acid sequence MAKKTLNVGLVGYGFMGRTHSNAFLQAPRFFDLPYQPVLKAVCARNAERAKGFAENWGYQSIETDWRALIHRSDIDLIDIASPNDTHAEIAIAAAKAGKIVLCEKPLGRNAKEGKGMVDAVNASKVPNMVWYNYRRVPALVLLKDLLNEGRFGRIFHYRSQFLQDWTISQDLPQGGEGLWRLDSAVAGSGVTGDLLAHNIDMALWLNGPLTEVAAMTETFIKERKHSLTNKMEPVGIDDASSFIGQFKNGSMALFEATRYARGHKALFTLEINGEKASARWDLHDLHRLEYFDHRDESRLRGWKSIHITDGDHPYMKHWWVPGLQIGYEHTFIHQVADFLQAVGENREVAPTFQDGLAVDYVTDAVLKSAKSKQWEAIPFA; translated from the coding sequence ATGGCAAAGAAGACTCTCAATGTTGGCCTGGTCGGATATGGCTTTATGGGCCGGACACATTCCAATGCCTTTCTGCAGGCACCACGTTTTTTCGATCTACCGTATCAGCCAGTTTTGAAGGCCGTGTGCGCGCGCAATGCTGAGCGGGCCAAGGGCTTTGCAGAGAACTGGGGCTACCAATCGATTGAGACGGACTGGAGAGCATTGATTCACCGAAGCGATATTGATCTGATCGATATCGCCAGCCCGAATGACACTCATGCGGAGATTGCAATCGCTGCTGCGAAGGCCGGCAAGATAGTGCTCTGCGAGAAGCCTCTTGGACGGAATGCGAAAGAGGGTAAGGGAATGGTCGATGCTGTTAATGCATCTAAGGTCCCGAACATGGTTTGGTACAACTATCGTCGTGTCCCGGCGCTGGTGTTATTGAAGGACCTTTTGAATGAAGGCCGGTTTGGCCGCATCTTCCATTATCGGTCGCAGTTCCTGCAAGACTGGACGATCTCGCAGGACCTTCCCCAGGGTGGTGAAGGCCTCTGGCGATTGGATTCGGCGGTCGCAGGCAGTGGGGTGACGGGCGATCTTCTGGCGCACAACATCGACATGGCATTGTGGCTGAATGGTCCCTTGACCGAAGTTGCGGCGATGACGGAGACCTTCATCAAGGAACGCAAGCACAGCCTGACGAACAAAATGGAGCCCGTCGGGATTGATGATGCAAGTTCGTTCATCGGGCAGTTCAAGAATGGTTCGATGGCATTGTTTGAGGCGACCCGCTACGCACGTGGACATAAGGCGCTCTTTACTCTGGAGATTAATGGAGAAAAGGCTTCGGCGCGGTGGGACCTGCACGATCTGCATCGGTTGGAATACTTCGATCATCGCGATGAGAGCAGGCTGCGCGGATGGAAGAGCATTCATATTACCGATGGCGATCATCCCTACATGAAGCATTGGTGGGTCCCAGGACTTCAGATCGGATATGAGCACACGTTCATTCATCAGGTTGCGGATTTTCTGCAAGCCGTAGGGGAAAACCGCGAGGTAGCACCGACCTTCCAGGACGGTTTAGCGGTGGATTATGTGACCGATGCTGTTTTGAAATCTGCGAAGAGTAAGCAGTGGGAAGCCATTCCATTTGCCTGA
- a CDS encoding sugar phosphate isomerase/epimerase family protein has product MNATKQHAKPAIHNAMWPGLVGKGPDSEPSIDLETMLDLTAAAEVDGVKFDGVDLFAALPHIDIDSTKDDLARLSERIAKRNLVVGSLVAPVWPPTGGGSAMGSEEERGRFLTQVKKACAMGKTLRDLGIRKYGVVRIDSATSPAEWAKDPTGNTKKIATTFREAAAIAESYGERLAAEGEICWGGMHGWKHMVDLLEQVGRPQTVGFQADMAHSLLYTLGYNAPEDRLLPEDFRWSQQDVLVAALTKLTDALRPWTIDFHVAQNDGTVHGSGSHDKTGRHCPAKDPNGKMDIVKVAGLWMRGADGTPTKAFQHICWDGCMFPNKTMLSPETWQDVLGTLIAVRNAHGWD; this is encoded by the coding sequence GTGAACGCGACCAAGCAACACGCGAAACCGGCGATCCATAATGCGATGTGGCCTGGATTGGTGGGCAAGGGGCCAGACTCTGAGCCGTCGATCGACCTGGAGACGATGCTGGATCTGACAGCGGCGGCCGAGGTTGATGGCGTGAAGTTCGACGGGGTCGATCTCTTTGCCGCTCTTCCGCACATCGACATCGATTCGACGAAGGATGATCTGGCGCGATTGTCGGAGAGGATCGCGAAGCGAAACCTGGTGGTTGGTTCTCTGGTTGCTCCGGTCTGGCCGCCGACGGGTGGCGGCTCTGCAATGGGCTCAGAGGAAGAGCGCGGGAGATTTCTCACTCAGGTGAAAAAAGCCTGCGCGATGGGGAAGACGCTGCGCGATCTGGGTATCCGCAAATATGGCGTGGTGCGGATCGATTCTGCAACGAGCCCGGCGGAGTGGGCGAAGGATCCAACGGGGAACACGAAGAAGATCGCAACTACGTTTCGCGAAGCGGCCGCCATCGCTGAAAGCTATGGAGAGCGTCTCGCCGCAGAAGGGGAGATCTGCTGGGGCGGTATGCATGGATGGAAGCATATGGTCGATCTGTTGGAGCAGGTAGGTCGCCCGCAGACGGTCGGCTTCCAGGCGGACATGGCGCACTCTCTGCTCTATACGCTCGGCTACAACGCTCCTGAGGATCGGCTGTTACCCGAAGATTTTCGATGGTCGCAGCAAGATGTGCTGGTGGCAGCGCTCACGAAGCTGACAGACGCTCTTCGCCCTTGGACGATCGACTTCCATGTGGCCCAGAACGACGGTACAGTGCATGGAAGCGGTTCGCATGACAAGACAGGACGGCACTGTCCGGCGAAAGATCCGAACGGCAAGATGGACATCGTGAAGGTTGCCGGGCTTTGGATGCGTGGGGCAGATGGAACGCCGACGAAGGCCTTTCAGCATATTTGCTGGGATGGATGCATGTTCCCCAATAAGACGATGCTGTCTCCCGAGACGTGGCAGGATGTCTTGGGAACATTGATCGCGGTTCGTAACGCACACGGATGGGATTAG
- a CDS encoding cupin domain-containing protein: protein MLNRSRVEEVVNATGGVLRLAPCWVPRSFMIPGRRLKLHPDDLYAFGGHRGGINERWFSSTTKASNGPAALPDEGLSYVNPEKGDKFQLKDAVEAAGDLLLGADVMKRESGWNLLCKFFDNMGPIPHHMHQTEEFAKEVGQKGKPEAYYFPPQYNQIENNFPHTYMGLEPGTTKEDIRRCLEKWNQGDNGILAHSRAYRLIPGEGWQVNPGILHAPGSLVTYEPQVNSDVFAMFQSEVEGRIVDWELLTKDVKPEFSKDLDYLISMLDWDANVNPEFGKSNKTLLRAVRSEDEMKEQGYREVWVTYGTPFYSAKELTVQPGRKVTIKDAEAYGVIVTQGHGRLGKQNISTPSMIRFGQMTEDEVFVTAATAQQGLVVENLSSTDPLVMLKHFGPGNPDATPLIKK from the coding sequence ATGCTGAATCGATCGCGAGTAGAAGAAGTCGTCAATGCAACAGGTGGCGTTTTGCGGCTGGCTCCGTGCTGGGTCCCGCGCTCGTTTATGATCCCGGGCAGAAGGCTCAAGCTGCATCCAGACGATCTTTATGCCTTTGGTGGACATCGTGGCGGAATCAATGAGCGCTGGTTCTCGTCGACGACGAAGGCTTCGAATGGGCCCGCGGCTCTTCCGGATGAAGGCTTGAGCTATGTCAATCCGGAGAAGGGCGATAAGTTTCAACTGAAGGATGCAGTAGAGGCCGCCGGTGATCTTTTGTTAGGCGCTGATGTGATGAAGCGCGAGAGCGGTTGGAACCTGTTGTGCAAATTCTTCGACAACATGGGGCCGATTCCTCATCACATGCACCAGACTGAGGAGTTCGCAAAAGAGGTTGGGCAGAAAGGGAAGCCTGAGGCGTATTACTTCCCACCGCAGTACAACCAGATCGAAAACAACTTTCCTCACACCTATATGGGGCTTGAGCCGGGAACGACGAAGGAGGATATTCGTCGTTGCCTGGAGAAATGGAACCAGGGGGACAATGGGATTCTTGCGCACTCGCGTGCGTATCGCCTGATACCGGGCGAAGGGTGGCAGGTCAATCCCGGTATTCTGCATGCTCCGGGATCGCTGGTGACGTATGAGCCTCAGGTAAACAGCGACGTATTTGCGATGTTCCAATCGGAGGTCGAAGGTCGCATCGTCGATTGGGAATTGCTAACGAAAGATGTGAAGCCTGAGTTCAGCAAGGACCTCGATTACCTGATCAGCATGCTCGACTGGGATGCGAACGTTAACCCTGAGTTTGGCAAGTCTAATAAGACCTTACTGCGCGCAGTACGATCTGAAGACGAGATGAAGGAGCAGGGATACCGCGAGGTGTGGGTGACCTATGGCACTCCGTTCTATAGCGCCAAGGAGCTGACTGTTCAGCCCGGACGAAAGGTGACGATCAAGGACGCTGAGGCTTACGGTGTAATTGTGACGCAGGGACACGGTCGACTTGGCAAACAGAATATCTCGACACCATCGATGATCCGGTTTGGGCAGATGACGGAGGACGAGGTGTTTGTGACCGCTGCGACAGCACAGCAGGGATTGGTGGTGGAGAACCTGAGTTCGACGGATCCACTGGTCATGCTGAAGCACTTTGGTCCAGGCAATCCGGATGCAACTCCGCTGATCAAGAAGTGA